A stretch of DNA from Cucurbita pepo subsp. pepo cultivar mu-cu-16 unplaced genomic scaffold, ASM280686v2 Cp4.1_scaffold000864, whole genome shotgun sequence:
GCAGTTGTATCAAGGCTGGCAATCGATATGGAGTTGTTTGATGCATGGACTGCCCATGTTTAGTCATGTGTTTGTGGTGGTAAGTTCATGTTTTTTGTTGTAGCTTTTGAAGAGGAAACGATATATTTAATAGCTACTCTGTAAAGGATATCATAGACaattggtttttgtttttgtgtttgttttatttatggaaAGTTTGTTATGCAATGAGGGTATCTGCTTTATGCTTCTAATTGATGCTTTTCCTTAGGAGTTTGTAACGTCCTCGCCATCCATCAATTAaaagtttgtttcttgttaaaaaagcttgtttcttttatatacAAATGAACTCAATGATAGTGAAAAGCCGAAGGAGTTGCAACAAAAGATCTCTAATTGGTCAGTATTGAAAATGGAGAGtaactataaaatattttctatttaagaCATCAAGATGAGGAAATAAGTGATAGAACCTCCCAAATCTGACGTAGGCCTTTCCTCCTAATATGTTTGCAAAGATTCGATTTTGAGCCAATCTTCTTGGAACAATGCACAAAAATTGTTTACTTGTAGTTGCtttcaaatatcttttaagGTTTGACAAAAAGAACGTTGCATCATAAAATGGATTATAAGGAGTCTAGGACATTGCACCTAAGCTAAAATGCCCCTTATGAGTCTCTAGACGGAACAATAAGAGGTCTCTCTTCTCAGAGACAACACTGTTGAGGATTGAGGTATTCTCTGGGGTTTCTTTTCTGAACTCAATCATTGTTAAGGTCACTCAAGTTTAGAGACCACTGAAAGGTTTTGCAACTTCAAGGAACCTTCAAGCTCCGTAACTTCTTGCAGAATGCTGGAATAAGTCTGCTTGAGCCTGTTGCAcagaatttaataaaaaccaTAGCCCCTTCTAAGCACCAACTTCTTGAACCAGTCCCTAAGAGAGGTTTTGACGATCTAAGAAACGCATAAGGTGCTACCATTTAGCCACCTCTCGATCATAAATAAGGCTCTCTAAAACCAATAGTCCAGCTGCTACTTACATTAGGCTGTTCATGACCTTTTTAACTTAGAGAAGTTTATTGGAGAATAACATGAAGAGCCTTAAAAGATTTTGTATAAAGTgggaattattatttatttatttatttttgataaGAGACagtttcattgatgattgaaatttatataagGGATGTAATATCCATTATGATTACAAAAAATCTTCCCAATTTACAACGAGGGAGGTACAACTGTacgaagtaaaaatattagacagcTTACACCAAAatatagcttggtaaacaaTATTGTCGAAGAGTTTTGTATAAATTTGTGTCATATGGTCAGAAGAAAGTATAGGGTCTATCTCCGATGTTAATCTCAGTGAAGCCAGTTAAGATGTCCTTTACCTCAATAATACTAACACATTGCTCCTAGAACTACTGTAGTGACGTTTCTTAGGCAGCCCACCTGTGGTGAGTTTTTCATGTTTAAGCatcataatttcttttcatgtttGAGCATCATAATTTCTTTCAGAAAGAATCAGGATCAAAAGATGCCTCGACCACTTTGCAAGATGGGGCTCCTTCCTCTCTTTGGTCCTGTTCATGCAAGCGCTCCCTGAagcaagaaatttttttagttttcctaTGTTATCTTCTTTCTGAATTGGCTTCTTCCAGTAGAAAGTTTCTTATACATATATCAATTTTAGACTCAACCATCTTTGGAACAGGGAAGATGGAGAGATAATAAATTGGCAGGCAAGCAGGATCAAAGGGAGGCAGTCTCCTTCTGAGATAGGGTCAGATCTCTACTTTTGTAACATAGCATTTTCTGCACCATGAGGTTTCATTATAACATAGATTCAAGCAAAACCTCAAAGGGCCAGATGGAATTTACTGGTAGACCATTGGAAAAGAGCTTATATTGAATCTTGATACCTTTGCAGCTCTAGAATGTTCCTTATTGTTGGTGTCAATGTCATTCATGACCCTCtgagattaaataaacttagGACGTTACCTACTCCAAACTGCcattgaaatataaatttactaAATACTGGCTGACTGACCTACTGTACCAGTACTGAGTTCGTAATTATGATCTGAGTCAAATTTTTCCGATTGGGATCCGTTTTTGTAACTCCCAAGGTCTTGCCTCTTGGGGTTTTCTCATCTCCTTTTGTGCATCTTCTCTTTGATTAATGAATATGTCTTGtttcttatataaaataaCCTACTCTACCAAGTTACCTACTAAAGCATCTGACTTATATGTCCTTCTGCTAAAACCAACTTCCTGCAATTATATGTTGCTGAGTGCTGACTATATAatggatatttattttttttcttacaaatgAGTAAGTGTTTGTTAGATCACCATAGTTATTTTGAAGTCATCTCAGGAGTGTGGACTTATCTCTTGTTACTTATAGACATACATTTTAATGCTATGCTATAATgaagtttattgtatttgagaATCAATGCAGGCGGATGCTGCTCTGTTGCTTCttggaaaaataattgaacGAGTGAGTTCATATTTCCCAATGACTTtactttcttgttctttctgtTGAGTAGTTAGAGTGAATCTTTCTACTGTATTGTTAACTTCCtagaacttttttttgttggctCAAGTCTCTCATGTAGTCCAATGAGAAGAAGTTTCACTTCTCTTAAAAAACAAGTCCCTCATGTAGTCCAATGAGAAGAAGTTTCACTTCTCTTAAAAAACAAGTCCCTCATGTAGTCCAATGAGAAGAAGTTTCACTTCTCTTAAAAAACAAGTCCCTCATGTAGTCCAATGAGAAGAAGTTTCACTTCTCTTAAAAAACAAGTCCCTCATGTAGTCCAATGAGAAGAAGTTTCACTTCTCTTAAAAAACAAGTCCCTCATGTAGTCCAATGAGAAGAAGTTTCACTTCTCTTAAAAAACAAGTCCCTCATGTAGTCCAATGAGAAGAAGTTTCACTTCTCTTAAAAAACAAGTCCCTCATGTAGTCCAATGAGAAGAAGTTTCACTTCTCTTAAAAAACAAGTCCCTCATGTAGTCCAATGAGAAGaagtttcatttctcttaAAAAACAAGTCCCTCATGTAGCAGTTTCTTTGTTCAGGATTTACTGAAGACATGTGTGATTCCTCAAGATGTTTGGgaacatttatttttcaaacgGATGCCATCGATGTAAGTTCTtattttcaacctttttttaGTCTGATTGAAACCTTTTTAATCCTCTATCATTTccacttctttttttccctttaaattatcattattaaaaaaaaagaagttaatttcttgtttaaaaaagcaaagaaaaaacaagaaacacaaTCTTGTGATTGAAACAGGAAAAATGcttagaaaatattgttctccTTAGGGATAAGTTATCCAAATGGAGAAATTCTTGAGGGATTTTGCATTATCTAAAGGAGGGAGAGTTACCTGGATTCTTTTGGTGTTGGCAGCTATTacgttatatttcatgtccaTTGTCCAAATGCCAAGAAAATTGGCAATTAGAATAGAGAAATATATGGAATAATGCTTTAGATGGAAAACATGACCTGAAACTAAATCATTTTTTGAGCTGGTGTATTATGTGCAAAAGATGTGTCGAGAaccattcatttatttgtccATTGCCCCTTTAGATACGTTAGAACTTTGTACGCAGCTTTCCCGATTTGAGAATATGTGGCTGAACCATTCTGAAGTTTTGCCAATGGTAGAATATTGGTTGAAGAATACACCCCTCCGTGGATGGCCGGGGCACGGTTTCATCAACAAACTTAAAGGGTTCCTCGGGGAGTTGGCCTAGCAGAAAGAATTAATTAGAGGAGGTTGGTTTCAATTCATCCTTTCTAGAGAATTAGATGGTCTTACAAGCCCTTTCCTTAAAAGTCTATCCTCTGTCTATTTTGAGGGATAAAAGTGTatctttaccctatttttaggGATCAAAGTGTatctttaccctatttttggGGATGAAAAGctatcctctccctattttttgGGATCCCGGGAAAAAGCTAGCATGATTGTAGCAATCCCCGAAGCAAGGAAATCAGTCTAAGCCAAAGAGAACCCCTGCCCCGGAACCTCTAGAAGTGTCTTCGCCGGATCTCTTTCCGGCATCCCAGAGGAAATCATCTGAGAAAGCTGGGCTAGAAAGACTA
This window harbors:
- the LOC111785969 gene encoding serine/threonine-protein kinase ATM-like gives rise to the protein MHGLPMFSHVFVVADAALLLLGKIIERDLLKTCVIPQDVWEHLFFKRMPSISALYLISCYFSRKGSQGDLRDIFHLRKNLLRAVLGHLNLKVYSFSSLIF